One genomic region from Arthrobacter pigmenti encodes:
- a CDS encoding PTS fructose transporter subunit IIABC, with amino-acid sequence MSALITSDLVVLDESLGDDRAGVIRRLAELVVAQGRASQVEGLFADALAREEKTATGIPGGIAIPHCRSTAVTEPTLVMARLQPKVDFGAKDGPADLIFFIAAPEGADQAHLKLLSKLARSLIKKDFTAALRSASTRQEVVDLVEGALETAPAKTSAQPAATDPDTTTPPTAARTKRIVAVTACPTGIAHTYMAADSLVAAAKERGVDLQVETQGSSASTPLDPSVIAAADAVIFAVDVDVRDKHRFAGKPVINAPVKRGIDEPGVMVEEALAAADNPNARRVPDSNSPDTQDDDGGERLGGQLKRALLTGVSYMIPFVAGGGLLIALGFLLGGYDITNFADDMVVNNTLWNLPTEFPETAKGAVGAYLGAVLFKIGSLSMSFLVPALAGYIAYALADRPGIAPGFVAGAVAGFMGAGFLGAIVGGLLAGYVAMKIGKLAVPRWLRGLMPVVIIPLGASIVASGLMILVLGGPIAALTVALNNWLSGLTGTGAVLLGIILGLMMAIDLGGPINKVAYAFAVAGLGAGTVDNQAPWQIMAAVMAAGMVPPLAMALATVIDRRRFSLAERENGKAAWLLGSAFISEGAIPFAAADPLRVIPAGMLGAAVTGALVMGTGVTSQAPHGGIFVFFAIGNVIMFVVSILVGMVISALAVVALKRFAVRSKPAEAKASEPVAA; translated from the coding sequence ATGTCCGCTCTGATTACCTCTGACCTTGTGGTGCTCGATGAGTCCCTGGGCGACGACCGCGCAGGCGTCATCCGCCGGCTCGCCGAACTGGTGGTTGCGCAGGGCCGCGCGAGCCAGGTGGAAGGCCTGTTCGCCGATGCCCTCGCCCGCGAGGAGAAGACTGCCACCGGGATCCCCGGCGGAATCGCTATTCCGCACTGCCGGTCCACCGCAGTCACCGAACCGACGCTCGTCATGGCCCGACTGCAGCCGAAGGTCGATTTCGGCGCCAAGGACGGCCCGGCGGACCTCATCTTCTTCATCGCCGCCCCCGAGGGCGCAGACCAGGCGCACCTGAAGCTGCTCTCCAAGCTCGCCCGCTCCCTCATCAAGAAGGACTTCACCGCCGCGCTTCGTTCTGCAAGCACGCGGCAGGAAGTCGTGGACCTGGTGGAGGGTGCCCTCGAAACCGCGCCGGCCAAGACATCCGCGCAGCCGGCAGCCACGGACCCGGACACGACGACGCCGCCCACCGCCGCACGCACCAAACGCATTGTCGCGGTCACCGCCTGCCCCACCGGTATCGCCCACACCTACATGGCCGCGGATTCACTCGTTGCCGCCGCCAAGGAGCGCGGCGTGGACCTGCAGGTGGAGACGCAGGGCTCATCGGCCTCCACTCCCCTGGACCCGTCGGTGATCGCCGCGGCGGATGCGGTGATCTTCGCCGTCGATGTCGATGTCCGCGACAAGCACCGCTTCGCCGGCAAGCCCGTGATCAACGCGCCTGTGAAGCGCGGCATCGACGAGCCCGGCGTCATGGTCGAGGAAGCCCTCGCTGCCGCCGACAATCCCAATGCGCGCCGCGTCCCGGACTCGAATTCCCCGGACACCCAGGACGACGACGGAGGCGAGCGCCTGGGCGGCCAGCTCAAGCGGGCACTGCTCACCGGCGTGAGCTACATGATTCCGTTCGTGGCCGGCGGTGGCCTCCTCATTGCGCTCGGCTTCCTCCTCGGCGGCTACGACATCACGAACTTCGCCGATGACATGGTGGTCAACAACACCCTGTGGAACCTGCCGACAGAGTTCCCGGAGACTGCCAAGGGCGCGGTCGGCGCCTACCTCGGCGCGGTGCTGTTCAAAATCGGCAGCCTTTCAATGAGCTTCCTTGTCCCCGCATTGGCCGGTTACATCGCGTACGCCCTGGCTGACCGTCCCGGTATTGCGCCGGGCTTCGTGGCAGGTGCGGTCGCCGGCTTCATGGGCGCAGGGTTCCTCGGCGCGATCGTCGGCGGTCTCCTTGCCGGTTACGTAGCGATGAAGATCGGCAAGCTTGCCGTCCCACGCTGGCTGCGCGGCCTCATGCCCGTGGTGATCATCCCGCTCGGAGCTTCCATAGTGGCGTCAGGTCTCATGATCCTGGTGCTCGGCGGACCGATTGCCGCATTGACCGTCGCCCTGAACAACTGGCTCTCCGGGCTGACTGGCACCGGAGCCGTGTTGCTCGGCATCATCCTCGGACTCATGATGGCGATCGACCTCGGCGGACCCATCAACAAAGTGGCCTACGCGTTCGCGGTCGCCGGACTCGGTGCCGGCACGGTGGATAACCAGGCTCCGTGGCAGATCATGGCCGCCGTCATGGCAGCGGGAATGGTTCCGCCGCTGGCGATGGCACTGGCAACCGTGATTGACCGCCGTCGTTTCTCCCTGGCTGAGCGGGAGAACGGCAAGGCCGCCTGGCTGCTCGGTTCCGCGTTCATTTCCGAGGGCGCAATCCCGTTCGCCGCCGCCGACCCGCTGCGCGTCATTCCCGCTGGCATGCTCGGTGCTGCGGTCACCGGAGCGCTCGTGATGGGTACCGGCGTCACCTCACAGGCTCCTCACGGCGGCATCTTCGTGTTCTTCGCCATCGGCAACGTGATTATGTTTGTTGTATCGATCCTCGTGGGCATGGTGATTTCGGCCCTTGCGGTGGTGGCCCTGAAGAGGTTCGCGGTCCGCAGCAAGCCGGCAGAAGCAAAGGCCTCCGAGCCGGTTGCCGCCTAG
- a CDS encoding HPr family phosphocarrier protein — protein sequence MIERTATVASRVGLHARPAAIFAEAAGELPVEVTIAREDSPADEALDASSILSLMSLGAEHGDVVVLRSDDDGAGEALDTLVRILETDHDA from the coding sequence ATGATCGAGCGCACAGCAACCGTAGCCAGCCGCGTAGGCCTGCATGCACGCCCGGCCGCCATCTTCGCCGAAGCGGCAGGTGAACTCCCCGTGGAGGTGACCATTGCCCGCGAGGACAGCCCGGCCGATGAGGCCCTGGACGCCTCAAGCATCCTCTCGCTAATGAGCCTTGGCGCCGAACACGGCGACGTGGTGGTTCTCAGGAGCGACGACGACGGCGCCGGGGAAGCGTTGGACACGCTCGTCCGGATCCTGGAAACCGACCACGACGCGTAG
- a CDS encoding DUF6458 family protein — protein MRIGSSIVLIALGAILAFAVADNLTNFIDLTLVGYILMGVGVLGLIISLVMNAPRNQKRVSESRSVQDPNTGERITRNETRDGGI, from the coding sequence ATGAGAATCGGTTCCTCCATCGTCCTCATTGCACTGGGTGCAATTCTTGCCTTCGCAGTGGCAGATAACCTGACGAACTTCATCGACCTCACCCTCGTGGGTTACATCCTCATGGGCGTAGGCGTCCTGGGACTCATCATTTCGCTGGTGATGAACGCCCCCCGCAACCAGAAACGGGTGTCCGAGTCCCGCTCCGTCCAGGATCCCAACACCGGTGAGCGCATCACCCGCAACGAAACCCGCGACGGCGGCATCTAG
- a CDS encoding GlsB/YeaQ/YmgE family stress response membrane protein: protein MNFLAFLLLGLIAGAIAKLILPGKQAGGWVMTLILGVIGALLGGFLGNLIFNVGVNEFFSISSWLLAIGGAIIVLLVYGAITKNRSHA from the coding sequence ATGAATTTCCTGGCATTTCTTCTACTCGGTCTCATCGCAGGTGCCATCGCAAAGCTGATTCTTCCGGGCAAGCAGGCCGGCGGCTGGGTGATGACCCTCATTCTCGGGGTTATTGGTGCGCTTCTGGGAGGATTCCTCGGCAACCTGATCTTCAACGTCGGAGTTAACGAGTTCTTCTCGATCTCTTCATGGCTGCTGGCAATCGGCGGCGCGATTATCGTCCTTCTGGTTTACGGCGCAATCACGAAGAACCGTTCGCACGCCTAA
- a CDS encoding DeoR family transcriptional regulator, which yields MFAEERYNRIAALVASEGRVSVAQLAARFDITKETVRRDLALLEKDGVLRRVHGGAVPANSASTNELSLTSREGRSQAEKARIAKAALAMVPSEGSIVLDGGTTTGALAALLAQEPADQLLIITHSIPVAHALIEAPLQLEFIGGRMRGLTSACVGSGTVAQYGSFRPDVAFVGANGIHAAFGLSTPDPEEASVKAAIVRAARRVVVLADSSKLDAETLMNFASLSEVDALITDAQPEPELEAALRDADVELVIA from the coding sequence GTGTTCGCCGAGGAACGTTACAACAGGATCGCTGCACTGGTCGCGTCCGAGGGGCGGGTCTCCGTTGCACAACTCGCCGCACGGTTCGACATCACCAAGGAAACAGTCCGCCGTGACCTCGCCCTGCTTGAGAAGGACGGCGTGCTGCGCCGGGTCCACGGTGGTGCGGTACCCGCGAACAGTGCGAGCACCAACGAACTCAGCCTCACCAGCCGCGAGGGCCGCAGCCAGGCTGAGAAGGCACGCATCGCCAAGGCAGCACTCGCCATGGTTCCGTCCGAAGGCTCGATCGTGCTCGACGGCGGCACCACCACAGGCGCACTGGCCGCCCTCCTGGCGCAGGAGCCTGCAGACCAACTGCTCATCATCACCCACTCCATCCCCGTTGCCCATGCGCTCATCGAGGCTCCGCTTCAGCTCGAGTTCATCGGCGGCCGGATGAGAGGTTTGACCAGCGCCTGCGTGGGAAGCGGAACAGTGGCCCAGTACGGCAGCTTCCGGCCGGACGTTGCGTTTGTCGGCGCCAACGGCATCCACGCCGCGTTCGGACTGAGCACCCCCGACCCCGAGGAGGCCTCCGTCAAGGCGGCTATCGTGCGGGCGGCCCGCCGCGTCGTCGTTCTGGCCGATTCCTCGAAACTGGACGCCGAGACGCTCATGAACTTCGCCTCCCTCAGCGAGGTTGATGCGCTCATCACCGACGCACAGCCCGAGCCGGAGCTGGAAGCGGCCCTCAGGGACGCCGACGTCGAGCTGGTGATCGCATGA
- a CDS encoding 5-oxoprolinase subunit PxpA has translation MDLNADLGEGFGAWTMGDDAAMFALVSSANIACGFHGGDPATMLASCRLAVEHGVAIGAHVAYRDLAGFGRRYIDVAADDLTADVLYQLAALDGIARSVGGAVAYVKPHGALYNRIVHDGAQAEAVLAAVRSYNPDLPILGLPDSQILQRAEAAGQPVAREAFADRNYEPDGTLTPRKEPDAVLSDPETVAGRVLCMVSDGVVIARDGTRVPLDVASLCVHGDTPGAVAMASAVREQLLGAGVKIRSFV, from the coding sequence ATCGACCTTAACGCGGACCTCGGGGAGGGTTTCGGCGCCTGGACCATGGGCGACGACGCCGCGATGTTCGCTCTGGTCAGCAGCGCCAACATAGCGTGCGGCTTCCACGGCGGCGACCCCGCGACCATGCTCGCCAGTTGTCGCCTCGCCGTGGAGCACGGTGTCGCCATTGGCGCGCACGTCGCCTACCGTGACCTCGCGGGGTTCGGCAGGCGGTACATCGACGTTGCCGCGGATGACCTGACCGCGGACGTGCTCTACCAGCTCGCTGCGCTGGACGGAATCGCGCGGTCGGTGGGCGGCGCCGTCGCCTACGTGAAACCGCATGGCGCGCTATACAACCGCATTGTCCACGACGGCGCCCAGGCCGAAGCCGTCCTGGCAGCAGTCCGGTCCTACAACCCGGATCTGCCCATTCTCGGCCTGCCGGATTCGCAGATTCTGCAGCGTGCGGAGGCAGCAGGCCAGCCCGTCGCCAGGGAAGCCTTCGCCGACCGCAACTACGAGCCGGACGGAACGCTCACTCCCCGCAAGGAACCGGATGCGGTACTCAGCGATCCCGAAACCGTTGCGGGACGCGTCCTGTGCATGGTGAGTGACGGCGTCGTGATCGCCCGAGACGGAACGCGAGTGCCGCTCGACGTGGCCTCGCTCTGCGTCCACGGCGACACTCCCGGCGCTGTGGCAATGGCCAGCGCGGTCCGTGAGCAACTCCTGGGCGCCGGGGTCAAGATCCGGTCCTTCGTGTGA
- a CDS encoding helix-turn-helix domain-containing protein — protein MAVAAKAFQSWRARIAPDASVSELCRQADIKRSTLAQQLVRGKVSVETVVRIARAYRISPVLALSEFDDYGDLAEHTQPPAPAEYLSQVSPMDLLRLIVGRSDEIDCVGQPLSFALAPMPHRYSVRTWFDAVDPGDLRQSLAARTGVAPQNLSAQLSAGRLSTQLSVEAARISEVSLTSGLVVTGLLTPDEGGWRTDGRESALSHLPDSELILLARDWLDGLGKQLRRQEQDSSHDQTLWENLG, from the coding sequence ATGGCGGTCGCGGCTAAGGCGTTCCAATCGTGGCGCGCCCGGATCGCCCCCGACGCATCGGTTTCCGAACTTTGCAGGCAGGCCGACATCAAGCGCTCCACGCTCGCGCAGCAGCTGGTGCGGGGCAAAGTGTCCGTGGAGACCGTGGTCCGCATCGCCAGGGCCTACCGTATTTCTCCGGTACTGGCGCTGAGCGAGTTCGATGACTACGGTGACCTCGCCGAGCACACTCAACCACCAGCACCTGCCGAATATCTCAGCCAGGTTTCCCCGATGGATCTGCTACGGCTCATCGTAGGGCGCAGCGACGAAATCGACTGCGTGGGCCAGCCGCTCAGCTTTGCACTGGCGCCCATGCCGCACCGGTACTCCGTACGGACCTGGTTCGACGCCGTGGATCCCGGGGACCTTCGCCAAAGTCTCGCGGCGAGAACCGGCGTAGCGCCCCAGAATCTCTCGGCGCAGCTGAGTGCGGGCAGGCTCAGCACGCAGTTGTCGGTCGAAGCGGCACGGATCTCAGAGGTTTCGCTGACCAGCGGGCTCGTTGTCACCGGCCTGCTGACGCCGGACGAAGGCGGCTGGCGCACGGATGGTCGGGAAAGCGCCCTCAGCCATCTGCCGGATTCTGAGCTCATTCTGCTGGCCCGGGATTGGTTGGACGGACTCGGCAAGCAGCTGCGCCGTCAGGAGCAGGACAGCTCACACGACCAAACCCTGTGGGAGAACCTCGGATGA
- a CDS encoding 1-phosphofructokinase family hexose kinase, whose amino-acid sequence MIVTLTANPSLDRTIELAAGLTRGAVQRATANREESGGKGVNVCRALSAGGAEALAILPGNDDDPVLTGLQSAGVPYRNLPIPARLRSNVTITEPDGTTTKINEPGPVLDRREADALIELVVEKSDGAAWLVLAGSLPPGLNQDFYATVVRAVRSRYGERSPLIALDASEAALVAAINEGAAPDLLKPNAEELSQLTGLGEGNSLEDNEGLAVEAATRLLGRGVRSVLATLGSKGALLVTADGAWHAQHPPITALSTVGAGDSALAGYLLAHTSGGSAPDCLRQAVAHGSAAASLPGSTVPALHQTTPGAVVVRALAPVN is encoded by the coding sequence ATGATCGTCACCCTGACCGCAAACCCGAGCCTGGACCGCACCATCGAACTCGCGGCTGGCCTCACCCGCGGCGCCGTACAGCGCGCTACCGCGAACCGCGAGGAGTCCGGCGGCAAGGGCGTGAATGTGTGCCGCGCGTTATCGGCCGGTGGAGCGGAGGCACTGGCTATCCTGCCTGGGAACGACGACGATCCCGTCCTCACCGGGCTCCAATCCGCCGGTGTCCCCTACCGCAACCTTCCCATCCCGGCCCGGCTGCGCAGCAACGTCACCATCACCGAGCCGGACGGCACCACCACCAAGATCAATGAACCGGGCCCGGTGCTGGATCGGCGGGAAGCCGACGCGCTGATCGAGCTCGTGGTGGAGAAGTCCGACGGCGCGGCCTGGCTGGTTCTGGCAGGCTCGCTTCCGCCCGGCCTCAACCAAGACTTCTACGCAACAGTGGTTCGCGCCGTACGCTCCCGCTACGGCGAGCGCTCACCGTTGATCGCACTGGATGCTTCCGAGGCCGCCCTGGTCGCCGCTATCAACGAGGGCGCAGCCCCGGACCTCCTCAAACCCAATGCCGAGGAGCTTTCCCAGCTCACCGGCCTGGGCGAGGGCAACAGCCTTGAGGACAACGAAGGCCTCGCCGTCGAAGCAGCAACCCGGCTGCTGGGTCGCGGAGTCCGTTCGGTGCTCGCCACACTTGGCTCGAAGGGCGCCCTGCTGGTGACGGCGGACGGCGCCTGGCACGCACAGCACCCTCCAATTACTGCTCTTTCCACGGTCGGCGCGGGAGATTCCGCCCTCGCCGGCTACCTCCTGGCGCACACCAGCGGCGGGAGCGCACCCGATTGCCTCCGCCAGGCGGTGGCACACGGCTCCGCCGCGGCATCCCTACCGGGATCCACCGTGCCGGCACTTCACCAAACCACGCCGGGCGCCGTCGTCGTCCGCGCACTTGCCCCAGTCAACTGA
- the ptsP gene encoding phosphoenolpyruvate--protein phosphotransferase, giving the protein MSTFVGVGVSPGRVIGPVRQMPRAVAEPPAGERWSDTTVDDETAHLLAAAKAVQAELRGRAESATGDAKAVLEATAMMAADPMLLKSANTLVVAGTSAERAVWEAGAQVADMLRGLGGYMAERTQDVLDVRSRIVAELRGLPAPGIPASETPFVLAAEDLAPADTATLNPDLVLALVTGSGGPQSHTAILARALGLPAVVAVHGVDGIDDGTEVFVDGAAGSVLTNPGDVERTAAAIWSEQSRALGSYSGTCTTTDGHRVPLLANVGSGADARKAADAGAEGVGLLRTEFCFLDRDTEPAVAEQAAAYREVFDAFPHGKVVVRTLDAGADKPLPFLTDATEPNPALGVRGYRTELATPGVLDRQLKAIAEAADGAETEVWVMAPMIATADEAHRFADSCAAAGLQVPGVMVEVPSAALTAESILRNVQFASIGTNDLTQYVMAADRQLGPLAALNDPWQPAVLQLIKQTVAGAAAAHENGNKSVGVCGEAAADPALAVVLVGLGVDTLSMSARALAGVAAVLASVSLDEARKLAEQALGAPSALEARTAVRAGLPILETLGL; this is encoded by the coding sequence ATGAGCACATTCGTTGGAGTGGGAGTGAGCCCGGGCCGGGTGATCGGTCCGGTACGGCAGATGCCCCGCGCTGTCGCGGAGCCGCCGGCAGGTGAACGGTGGTCGGACACCACTGTCGATGACGAAACCGCGCACCTGTTGGCAGCCGCCAAAGCCGTTCAGGCCGAGCTGCGCGGACGCGCCGAATCGGCAACCGGTGACGCGAAGGCGGTCCTCGAGGCCACGGCGATGATGGCCGCTGATCCCATGCTGCTGAAATCAGCCAACACGCTTGTGGTGGCCGGAACGTCCGCGGAGCGCGCGGTGTGGGAGGCGGGCGCCCAGGTGGCGGACATGCTGCGCGGGTTGGGCGGCTACATGGCCGAACGCACCCAGGACGTCCTCGACGTCCGCTCCCGCATCGTCGCTGAACTACGCGGTCTGCCCGCGCCGGGCATCCCGGCGTCGGAGACTCCCTTCGTCCTTGCGGCGGAGGACCTGGCTCCGGCGGACACCGCAACGCTCAACCCGGATCTGGTCCTCGCGCTCGTCACGGGCTCCGGCGGGCCGCAGTCCCACACCGCCATCCTCGCGCGCGCGCTCGGCCTGCCCGCCGTCGTCGCCGTCCATGGTGTGGACGGGATCGACGACGGCACCGAAGTCTTCGTGGACGGCGCCGCCGGTTCGGTGCTCACCAATCCCGGCGACGTCGAACGCACCGCCGCTGCCATCTGGTCCGAGCAGTCACGCGCCCTGGGTTCCTACAGCGGTACCTGCACGACGACGGACGGCCACCGGGTGCCGCTCCTCGCCAACGTTGGCTCGGGTGCGGACGCCCGCAAGGCGGCCGACGCCGGGGCGGAAGGGGTTGGTCTGCTCCGGACTGAGTTCTGCTTCCTTGACCGCGACACCGAACCGGCCGTCGCCGAGCAGGCTGCCGCCTACCGTGAGGTGTTCGATGCCTTCCCGCACGGCAAGGTAGTAGTGCGGACGCTCGACGCCGGTGCTGACAAGCCGCTACCCTTCCTCACCGACGCGACCGAACCCAATCCGGCACTCGGTGTGCGAGGCTACCGGACGGAACTCGCCACGCCCGGCGTGCTCGATCGCCAACTCAAGGCGATCGCAGAAGCAGCCGACGGCGCCGAAACCGAGGTGTGGGTCATGGCACCGATGATCGCAACGGCGGACGAGGCGCACCGGTTCGCCGATTCCTGTGCTGCCGCCGGGCTGCAGGTTCCCGGGGTGATGGTCGAGGTGCCGTCCGCGGCGCTGACCGCCGAGAGCATCCTGCGCAACGTGCAGTTCGCCTCGATCGGCACCAATGACCTGACCCAGTACGTGATGGCAGCGGACCGGCAACTCGGCCCCCTCGCGGCGCTGAACGATCCGTGGCAGCCGGCGGTGCTCCAGCTCATCAAGCAGACCGTCGCGGGAGCTGCGGCCGCGCACGAGAACGGCAACAAGTCCGTGGGTGTCTGCGGCGAGGCCGCCGCGGACCCGGCCCTCGCCGTCGTACTGGTGGGTCTGGGCGTCGACACGCTGTCCATGAGCGCCCGCGCCCTCGCCGGTGTCGCAGCAGTGCTGGCCTCGGTCTCCCTGGACGAAGCCCGGAAACTGGCCGAACAGGCACTCGGGGCTCCCAGCGCCCTTGAGGCACGCACCGCAGTACGTGCAGGCCTGCCCATTCTCGAGACCCTCGGTCTCTAA